In a genomic window of Pseudodesulfovibrio senegalensis:
- a CDS encoding MBL fold metallo-hydrolase translates to MRLSVLVDNNTLIDRYFLGEPGLSFHVEDCGRNVLFDAGYSDAFLRNAPRMGIDLRQLNAVVLSHSHVDHSWGLAPLFRMFTESMIEGLACPRPEFVAHPEVFLSRHVDGLPEIGSFLQQDAVSRFCDMNLSREPVWLTDDLVFLGEIPRNNDFESLEPLGTVRHPDGERDCFVREDSAMACRTDDGLVVITGCSHAGICNIIEHARAVCGEQRVRDVIGGFHLQNPPERQMQGTMDYFEALRAERVFACHCTDLASKIRLARVANLCEAGVGLQLEY, encoded by the coding sequence ATGCGGCTTTCGGTTCTCGTGGACAACAATACGCTCATCGACAGGTACTTTCTGGGCGAACCCGGATTGAGTTTTCATGTGGAGGATTGCGGCAGGAACGTCCTGTTCGACGCCGGATACAGCGACGCCTTTCTGCGCAATGCCCCGAGAATGGGCATTGACCTGCGGCAGTTGAATGCGGTGGTGCTCTCCCATTCGCATGTTGACCACAGCTGGGGCCTTGCTCCCCTGTTTCGCATGTTTACGGAGTCCATGATCGAAGGACTGGCGTGCCCCCGGCCCGAATTCGTGGCGCATCCCGAGGTTTTTCTGAGCCGCCATGTGGACGGGCTGCCCGAGATCGGGTCCTTTTTGCAGCAGGATGCGGTGAGCCGTTTTTGCGACATGAATCTGTCCCGCGAGCCGGTCTGGCTCACGGATGATCTGGTGTTTCTGGGCGAGATTCCGCGCAACAACGATTTCGAGTCCCTTGAGCCGCTGGGAACGGTGCGGCATCCGGACGGCGAGCGCGACTGTTTTGTGCGCGAGGATTCGGCCATGGCCTGCCGGACCGATGACGGCCTTGTGGTCATCACGGGCTGCTCGCACGCGGGCATCTGCAACATCATTGAACACGCCCGCGCCGTGTGTGGCGAACAGCGCGTTCGTGACGTGATCGGGGGCTTTCATCTCCAGAACCCGCCCGAGCGCCAGATGCAGGGCACCATGGATTATTTCGAAGCTCTGCGGGCTGAACGGGTGTTTGCCTGCCATTGCACGGATCTGGCCTCCAAAATCCGGCTCGCGCGGGTCGCGAACCTGTGCGAGGCGGGCGTTGGGTTGCAGTTGGAGTACTGA
- a CDS encoding YSC84-related protein, with protein sequence MKSFLKVLMLLVAVSFAAHPACADDYSETKRMFADAGASNMFDSAYGYALFPTIGKGGFIVGGAYGEGRVYEQGKYIGDTSMTQATIGFQLGGTGYSQVVFFEDKRALREFTSGNFEFGAEAQATVITASAGASANTSGSSATASGGKNNASTGGNGYTNGMATFAITKGGLMYEASIGGQKFSFEPK encoded by the coding sequence ATGAAATCATTTCTGAAAGTATTGATGCTTCTGGTGGCCGTGTCTTTTGCCGCTCATCCGGCCTGTGCGGACGACTATTCCGAAACAAAGAGGATGTTTGCGGACGCCGGGGCCTCGAACATGTTTGATTCCGCATACGGCTACGCCCTGTTCCCGACCATCGGCAAGGGCGGCTTCATCGTGGGCGGCGCCTATGGCGAAGGCCGCGTTTATGAGCAGGGCAAATACATTGGCGACACGTCCATGACGCAGGCCACCATCGGATTCCAACTCGGCGGCACCGGCTACAGCCAGGTGGTGTTCTTCGAGGACAAGCGCGCCCTGCGTGAATTCACCAGCGGCAATTTCGAATTCGGGGCCGAGGCGCAGGCAACGGTGATCACGGCTTCGGCGGGCGCTTCCGCCAACACCAGCGGCAGCTCGGCCACGGCCAGCGGCGGCAAGAACAACGCCAGCACCGGCGGCAACGGCTATACGAACGGCATGGCCACCTTTGCCATCACCAAGGGCGGCCTCATGTACGAGGCCAGCATCGGCGGCCAGAAGTTCAGTTTTGAGCCGAAGTAG